In the genome of Thermodesulfobacteriota bacterium, the window TGATGCGGTAGAGTTTGAAAAAAACCTCGCGGTATTCCCGAATCCCCAACGCCAGCAGTTCTTTCGGATAGGCGCCCCGCTCGGGGGATTCGGACAGCCTGGAGAAGGCTTTCTCGATCTGCTCCAAGACGTAGTCCGCTTTTTGGGGCGCATCGTACAGAGCGATATAGTCATAAAGCTCGTCGAGATCACGTGCTGCGTCATTGGTCAGCAAAACCGCGAACGGCATCAACGAGCCTCCCGTCGCTCGCGCAGGCGTTTGATCACATCCTCAGCAGGCTGGACCTTGCCTTCCTCGATCTGGCGGGTCCCGAGTGCCAGTATTTTTAGAAGAGCCATCGTTTCCTGGGTTTGCTCGTAGCTTTCGATGTCCTGCATGACCACCTTGGCTTCGCCGTTCTGGGTGATGATCAGCGGCTTACGCTGCTTGCCCAGATTCCTTACGATTTCGGCGGCATGGGCTTTCAGGTAACTGATAGGCTTGATCTGGCTGGACAGTTTCATGGGTTGCCTCCCTTTCCGGGTATGACTAAATATAGTCCATAAACAGGTCGTATGTCAAGATGGAAGGAGCAACGGGGATACCCTCCGCCTTCTATCCAATCGCATTGCAACCCAGCGCCGAAGCTTATTGCCTTTTAAAGTTTACAGTGCTATCGTTCGACAAAACTTCAGAAAAGGGGGGAGGGATACGTGGCACAGGTGCTTAAGGTTGATAAATTAATTCTGAATGGCATCAAAATGCTATCAAGCCGGGAAAAAGAGGAAGTGCTCAATTATATAGAGTTTTTGAAAATAAAAGAAGACCGCGATTTCATCGAATATGTCAACATGAGAACCAGAGAGGCGATAGAATCTAAAAAAAGAGGGGAGAGGTCTTCTTCATTAAAAGAACTGCAAAACGAATATGCATAAAACCTACCGCCTGGAAATCTCGCCTGCGGGTTAACTCTCAAAAGTCAATTAAATCTGGTCGAATGATAAATTGCATAAAAACATGACCGTCCCTCGTATTCCGTCCCACTCTAATACATTGTAAACTTAGAATCTTAAGGGCATCCCATCGTCCAGACAGACTATATTCCGCTATATTCCACATACCGACTCTCATTTTGGCCGGAGAATATCTTCAGCTGATGATACATAGAACGATAAAGGGCACCAAGTTGAACAGAATGATTCCGATCTTGAAGATCGCCATCCCGGCGTAGTGAAGAGCGTCGAACTGATCACCGGACAGTCGAAACCACCTGCCGTGTATGCGCTGAATCCAATCGTGCCCAAGCGCGAAGAACAGAAACCACACCAGCAATATTCCGTAGTTAATGATCGTACACCACAGAAGAAAGTTGCGCGTGACTTCAATGCTCATCTTTTCTCCTCCTTCGGCATTTAACGATGGGCATCGCTGGGAGCCGGCTTTATTGGCAATCCAGGGGCAATCCCGCTTTCATATTCTCATTTCGATAGACCTTGTTCTCGCCTTCAGTCTCTGCCCTTACCTTTACTTTTATTTTTGTCCTTACATTTGCCTTTATCTTTGCCATCGTAAATATCGTTGCCACGCTTCAGGGCATGGAATTCTTTTGATCCGGGTTTGATACCCAGGCTCTGCGCAAGTACCCCCCAGCCTTTG includes:
- a CDS encoding type II toxin-antitoxin system RelE/ParE family toxin, with the translated sequence MPFAVLLTNDAARDLDELYDYIALYDAPQKADYVLEQIEKAFSRLSESPERGAYPKELLALGIREYREVFFKLYRIIYRVMDKNVYVLLIVDGRRDMQTLLQRRLLDA
- a CDS encoding type II toxin-antitoxin system Phd/YefM family antitoxin encodes the protein MKLSSQIKPISYLKAHAAEIVRNLGKQRKPLIITQNGEAKVVMQDIESYEQTQETMALLKILALGTRQIEEGKVQPAEDVIKRLRERREAR